One window from the genome of Amaranthus tricolor cultivar Red isolate AtriRed21 chromosome 9, ASM2621246v1, whole genome shotgun sequence encodes:
- the LOC130824407 gene encoding alpha/beta hydrolase domain-containing protein WAV2-like, with amino-acid sequence MVSYVNALLYGVGGIVVAGMALLVAFQDRLVYVPVLPGLTKSYPINPARLRLIYEDVWLRSSDGVKLHAWFIKLLPDCRGPTIMFFQENAGNIAHRLEMVRIMLQKLQCNVFMLSYRGYGASDGYPSQHGITMDAQAALDHLMQRTDIDTSQIIVFGRSLGGAVGAALTKNNPEKISALILENTFTSILDMAGVLLPFLKWVIGGSTAKGLKIMNFLVRSPWSTIDIIGQIKQPILFISGLQDEMVPPIHMKMLYAKAAAHNKQCYFVEFPSGMHMDTWLTGGDRYWRTIQHFMEQHVSGRKHDGSNSRSSDSQSS; translated from the exons ATGGTGTCGTACGTGAATGCATTATTGTATGGCGTTGGAGGAATTGTAGTTGCAGGAATGGCTTTATTGGTAGCTTTCCAAGATCGTCTTGTCTATGTACCAGTCTTGCCTGGTCTTACGAAGTCGTACCCGATAAATCCAGCTCGTTTGCGACTTATTTATGAAGATGTTTGGCTCAGATCTTCAGACGGTGTTAAACTTCATGCTTGGTTCATCAAGCTTCTTCCTGACTGCCGAG GTCCAACTATAATGTTCTTTCAAGAAAATGCTGGAA ATATTGCTCACCGGCTTGAAATGGTTCGGATTATGCTACAGAAGTTGCAGTGTAATGTTTTCATGTTGTCTTACAGAGG TTATGGTGCTAGTGATGGCTATCCTTCTCAACATGGAATCACCATGGATGCTCAG gcTGCGTTGGATCACCTAATGCAGAGGACTGATATAGACACATCCCAGATTATTGTCTTTGGAAGGTCACTGGGTGGTGCTGTTGGAGCTGCTCTCACCAAGAACAATCCAGAGAAG ATTTCTGCCTTAATTCTGGAAAATACATTCACATCAATTTTGGACATGGCTGGAGTTTTACTGCCTTTTTTGAAGTGGGTTATTGGTGGAAGCACTGCCAAAGGTCTTAAGATTATGAACTTTCTAGTTCGATCCCCGTGGAGTACCATTGATATTATTGGGCAG ATCAAACAGCCTATCCTCTTTATCTCTGGATTGCAAGATGAGATGGTTCCTCCTATTCATATGAAAATGCTATATGCCAAAGCAGCTGCACATAATAaacaatgctattttgtggaatttcCTTCTGGCATGCATATGGATACGTGGCTTACTGGCGGAGACCGTTATTGGAGAACAATTCAACACTTTATGGAACAACATGTTTCTGGAAGAAAACATGATGGGTCTAACTCCAGAAGCAGTG ATTCTCAATCTAGTTAA
- the LOC130824408 gene encoding phospholipid:diacylglycerol acyltransferase 1-like, with translation MPFLRRRKGASLKDDSRNIEKEKKEDSEEEENKKRRLKEEGEEIQIRKVKKKWSCVDSCCWFVGCICCSWWFLLFLYNAMPASFPQFVTEAITGPLPDPPGVKLHKQGLKVKHPVVFIPGIVTGGLELWEGHQCAEGLFRKRLWGGTFGELYKRPLCWVEHMSLDNETGLDPSGVRVRPVSGLVAADYFAPGYFVWAVLIANLARIGYEEKTMYMAAYDWRIAFQNTEVRDQTLSRMKSNIELMVATNGGNKVVVIPHSMGALYFLHFMKWVEAPAPMGGGGGSDWCAKHIKAVMNIGGPFLGVPKAVSGLFSAEAKDIAVARSVAPSFLDKDYFGLQTLQHVMRMTRTWDTTMSMIPKGGDTIWGNLDWSPENGYKCPLKKQKNNDTDTVGKNPNGCSESSGKGVNYGRIISFGKGVAEAPSSEIERIDFRDATKGNNLANATCQDVWTEYHDMGISGIKAVADYKVYTAGSILDLLHYVAPKMMKRGDVHYSYGIADDLDDPKYNHYKYWSNPLETRLPNAPEMEIFSLYGVGIPTERAYIYKLSTTADCYIPFQIDTLADGGHECSCLKGGVYNVNGDETVPVLSAGFMFAKGWNGITRFNPSGMRTFIREYDHAPPANLLEGRGTQSGAHVDIMGNFALIEDIIRVAAGATGDDLGGNRVYSDILEWSERIDLKL, from the exons ATGCCGTTTCTACGGCGGAGGAAGGGTGCATCTCTGAAGGATGATTCTAGAAACAtcgagaaagaaaaaaaagaagattcAGAAGAAGAAGAGAACAAAAAGAGAAGATtaaaagaagaaggagaagaaattCAAATAAGAAAGGTTAAGAAGAAGTGGTCTTGTGTTGATAGTTGTTGTTGGTTTGTGGGTTGCATATGTTGTTCATGGtggtttttactatttttatacaATGCAATGCCAGCTTCATTTCCTCAGTTTGTAACAGAAGCAATAACTGGGCCTTTACCTGATCCTCCTGGTGTTAAATTACATAAACAAGGTTTAAAAGTTAAACATCCTGTTGTTTTTATACCTGGTATTGTTACTGGTGGTCTTGAGCTTTGGGAAGGTCATCAATGTGCTGAAGGTTTGTTTAGGAAAAGACTTTGGGGTGGTACTTTTGGTGAATTGTATAAAAG ACCGCTTTGTTGGGTTGAGCACATGTCTTTGGATAATGAAACTGGATTGGACCCGTCTGGTGTAAGGGTTAGACCTGTCTCTGGTCTTGTGGCTGCTGATTATTTTGCACCTGGTTATTTTGTTTGGGCTGTTTTGATAGCTAATTTGGCTCGAATAGGGTATGAAGAGAAAACAATGTATATGGCTGCATATGATTGGAGAATTGCATTTCAGAACACTGAG GTGAGGGACCAAACTCTTAGCAGAATGAAAAGTAATATAGAACTTATGGTTGCTACAAATGGAGGGAACAAGGTGGTTGTCATTCCACATTCTATGGGGGCTCTGTATTTTTTACACTTTATGAAATGGGTTGAGGCACCAGCACCAATGGGTGGTGGAGGTGGATCTGATTGGTGTGCTAAGCATATCAAAGCGGTAATGAATATTGGTGGACCATTTCTAGGTGTACCCAAAGCCGTTTCTGGACTATTCTCAGCAGAAGCCAAGGATATTGCTGTAGCCAG GTCTGTTGCGCCTTCATTTTTGGATAAGGATTACTTTGGTCTTCAAACCCTACAACATGTAATGAGGATGACTCGTACATGGGATACAACCATGTCAATGATTCCAAAAGGTGGGGACACCATCTGGGGTAATCTTGATTGGTCACCTGAAAATGGATACAAGTGTCCTTTGAAGAAGCAGAAGAATAATGATACTGATACAGTTGGAAAGAATCCTAATGGATGCTCGGAATCATCTGGAAAAGGTGTGAATTATGGAAGAATTATATCCTTTGGAAAAGGTGTAGCTGAGGCTCCTTCTTCAGAGATTGAGAGGATAGACTTCAGG GATGCAACCAAAGGCAATAATCTTGCTAATGCAACCTGTCAGGATGTGTGGACGGAGTATCATGATATGGGAATTTCTGGCATTAAAGCCGTTGCAGATTATAAAGTGTACACAGCTGGATCAATATTAGATCTACTTCATTATGTAGCTCCCAAAATGATGAAGCGTGGTGATGTACATTACTCATATGGCATAGCCGATGATTTGGATGATCCAAAATACAATCATTATAAATATTGGTCTAATCCATTAGAAACTAG ATTGCCGAATGCTCCTGAGATGGAGATCTTTTCTTTATATGGGGTTGGAATCCCCACCGAGAGAGCCTATATTTACAAGCTGAGCACAACTGCAGATTGCTACATTCCGTTTCAAATCGATACATTAGCTGACGGTGGACATGAGTGCTCTTGTCTTAAGGGCGGGGTTTACAATGTCAACGGAGATGAAACAGTTCCTGTTTTAAGTGCCGGTTTTATGTTTGCAAAAGGTTGGAATGGAATAACTCGGTTCAACCCCTCCGGAATGCGGACATTTATAAGGGAGTATGATCATGCCCCCCCGGCTAATCTATTAGAGGGTAGAGGCACACAAAGCGGTGCACATGTTGATATAATGGGTAATTTTGCGCTAATTGAGGACATTATTCGGGTAGCAGCAGGGGCTACAGGAGATGATTTGGGCGGTAATCGTGTATATTCTGACATTCTCGAGTGGTCTGAGAGGATTGACTTGAAGCTATAG
- the LOC130823414 gene encoding uncharacterized protein LOC130823414, giving the protein MRDEAAVSYSWVLQGLRDIFGTAQTPSVIVTDRDEGLSAAIRDVFPDVRHLLCIWHIGNDVENMVDKLCGGKKNQQGQVFRKSRWNPLVESSTIEEYEDKWQVIVRDETDEEVRYPNANDKEYFQSLVDEVLKSDPAVVRRMSQLLEYELHPDGAEIPEPYASPPRKGRPSTSKNMRRRKSSFEYSRSSSRGRGSTSSSRGRSSGRSSGRETQSSVGIKFSFNLSDDPGGRDFSHFPWPNNIPFILPPYLAQYLTLYLSQESLDDSIFRIGSHANEPAPFMHWMYAPMALYSAATFLNIAIAYYVSADCNPQYNCLILPLRKASGYEDYALE; this is encoded by the exons atgcgagatgaggcggctgtgtcgtattcgtgggtgctgcagggattgagagatattttcggcactgctcagactcctagcgtcattgtaaccgatcgagacgaaggtttatctgcagctattcgtgacgtcttcccag atgtgcggcatttgttatgcatctggcatattggcaacgacgttgagaacatggtggacaagttgtgtggcggcaagaaaaatcaacaagggcaggtattcaggaaaagtagatggaaccccttggttgaaagttctacgatCGAGGAATATGAAGATAAATGGCAAGTgatcgtca GAGACGAAACCGATGAAGAAGTACGATACCcgaacgccaatgacaaagagtactttcaatctctggtcgatgaagtcctcaaatctgatcccgctgttgttcgccgaatgtctcagttacttgaatatgaactacACCCAGATGGCGCGgaaatacctgagccttacgctagtccaccgagaaagggaagaccaagcacaagtaaaaacatgagaaggagaaaaagttcatttgaatatagcagatcatcttctcgcGGTCGAGGGTCTACATCTTcttcccgcgggagatctagtggcagatctagtggtcgagagACGCAATCCTCAGTAGGAATtaagttcagtttcaacttatccg ATGATCCTGGAGGTCGAGATTTTTCACACTTTCCATGGCCTAATAACATCCCATTTATccttcctccttactt AGCGCAATACCTAACTTTGTATCTATCCCAGGAGTCACTAGACGATTCTATATTCAGAATAGGTTCACACGCAAACGAACCTGCTCCTTTCATGCACTGGATGTATGCACCGATGgctttgtactctgcagcaacatttCTAAACATTGCCATTGCTTATTATGTTTCTGCTGACTGTAATCCGCAATACAACTGTTTGATTCTCccgttaaggaaagcatcgggc TACGAGGATTATGCTCtggaataa